From the genome of Bos taurus isolate L1 Dominette 01449 registration number 42190680 breed Hereford chromosome 2, ARS-UCD2.0, whole genome shotgun sequence, one region includes:
- the BSDC1 gene encoding BSD domain-containing protein 1 isoform a (isoform a is encoded by transcript variant 1) produces the protein MMEPGGDGAEDDVGAGIGPPAPGWCLRGRCRVGSQREDVGWWRSWLQQSYQAVKEKSSEALEFMKRDLTEFTQVVQRDTACTIAATASVVKEKLTTEGSSGATEKMKKGLSDFLGVISDTFAPSPDKTIDCDVITLMGTPSGTAEPYDGTKARLYSLQSDPATYCNEPDGPPELFDAWLSQFCLEEKKGEISELLVGSPSIRALYTKMVPAAVSHSEFWHRYFYKVHQLEQEQARRDALKQRAEQSISEEPGWEEEEEELAGVSPTSLKEAKVPVARPSTSPEGGPGPQSPCEENLVTPVEPPTEVTPSESSESVSLVTQIAKPPPASEAPALPKDLSQKLLEASLEEQDLAVDTGETGPPPRAQSKPHTPACRPSGPEPRPPARVETLREEILTDLRVFELNSDSGKSTPSNNGKKGSSTDISEDWEKDFDLDMTEEEVQMALSKVDASGELEDVEWEDWD, from the exons ATGATGGAGCCAGGCGGAGACGGGGCTGAGGACGATGTCGGCGCGGGGATTGGGCCTCCCGCTCCGGGGTGGTGCTTGAGGGGGCGGTGCCGTGTCGGAAGTCAAAG GGAGGACGTGGGATGGTGGCGGAGCTGGCTGCAGCAGAGCTACCAGGCAGTCAAGGAGAAG TCCTCCGAAGCCCTGGAGTTCATGAAGCGGGACCTGACGGAGTTCACCCAGGTGGTGCAGCGCGACACGGCCTGCACCATTGCGGCCACCGCCAGCGTAGTCAAGGAGAAGCTGACT ACTGAAGGCTCCTCTGGAGCgacagagaaaatgaagaaagggcTGTCTGACTTCTTGGGGGTGATCTCCGATACCTTTGCCCCCTCACCAGACAAAACCATCGACTGTGACGTCATCACCCTGATGGGCACGCCTTCTGGGACGGCTGAGCCCTATGATGGCACCAAG gcTCGCCTCTATAGCCTGCAGTCAGACCCAGCAACCTACTGCAATGAACCAGATG ggccCCCAGAGTTGTTTGATGCCTGGCTTTCCCAGTTCTGCttggaggagaagaagggggagatCTCAGAGCTCCTTGTAGGCAGCCCCTCCATCCGGGCCCTCTACACCAAGATG GTGCCTGCAGCTGTTTCCCATTCAGAATTCTGGCATCGGTATTTCTATAAAGTCCATCAACTAGAGCAG GAGCAGGCCCGGAGGGATGCCCTGAAACAGCGGGCAGAACAGAGCATCTCTGAAGAGCCTGgctgggaggaggaagaag aggagcttgcagGCGTTTCACCCACGTCCCTAAAAGAGGCAAAGGTTCCTGTGGCCAGACCTTCcacatcccctgaaggaggacctGGTCCCCAGAGCCCCTGTGAAGAGAATCTGGTGACCCCCGTCGAGCCTCCAACAGAGGTGACCCCCTCGGAGAGCAGTGAGAGCGTCTCCCTGGTGACACAGATTGCCAAACCGCCCCCTGCCTCTGAGGCCCCAGCGCTGCCCAAGGACCTGTCCCAGAAGCTTCTAGAGGCATCTTTGGAGGAACAGGACCTGGCTGTGGATACGGGCGAGACTGGACCCCCACCCCGAGCTCAGTCCAAGCCCCACACCCCTGCTTGCCGCCCCAGCGGTCCAGAGCCCCGGCCTCCAGCCAGAGTAGAGACTCTCAGGGAAGAGATCCTCACAGACTTACGGGTGTTTGAGCTGAACTCGGACAGTGGGAAGTCTACACCCTCCAACAATGGGAAAAAAG GCTCGAGCACAGACATCAGTGAGGACTGGGAGAAGGACTttgacttggacatgactgaagaagaAGTGCAGATGGCACTTTCCAAAGTGGATGCCTCCGGTGAG
- the BSDC1 gene encoding BSD domain-containing protein 1 isoform b (isoform b is encoded by transcript variant 2) → MAEGEDVGWWRSWLQQSYQAVKEKSSEALEFMKRDLTEFTQVVQRDTACTIAATASVVKEKLTTEGSSGATEKMKKGLSDFLGVISDTFAPSPDKTIDCDVITLMGTPSGTAEPYDGTKARLYSLQSDPATYCNEPDGPPELFDAWLSQFCLEEKKGEISELLVGSPSIRALYTKMVPAAVSHSEFWHRYFYKVHQLEQEQARRDALKQRAEQSISEEPGWEEEEEELAGVSPTSLKEAKVPVARPSTSPEGGPGPQSPCEENLVTPVEPPTEVTPSESSESVSLVTQIAKPPPASEAPALPKDLSQKLLEASLEEQDLAVDTGETGPPPRAQSKPHTPACRPSGPEPRPPARVETLREEILTDLRVFELNSDSGKSTPSNNGKKGSSTDISEDWEKDFDLDMTEEEVQMALSKVDASGELEDVEWEDWD, encoded by the exons ATGGCGGAAGG GGAGGACGTGGGATGGTGGCGGAGCTGGCTGCAGCAGAGCTACCAGGCAGTCAAGGAGAAG TCCTCCGAAGCCCTGGAGTTCATGAAGCGGGACCTGACGGAGTTCACCCAGGTGGTGCAGCGCGACACGGCCTGCACCATTGCGGCCACCGCCAGCGTAGTCAAGGAGAAGCTGACT ACTGAAGGCTCCTCTGGAGCgacagagaaaatgaagaaagggcTGTCTGACTTCTTGGGGGTGATCTCCGATACCTTTGCCCCCTCACCAGACAAAACCATCGACTGTGACGTCATCACCCTGATGGGCACGCCTTCTGGGACGGCTGAGCCCTATGATGGCACCAAG gcTCGCCTCTATAGCCTGCAGTCAGACCCAGCAACCTACTGCAATGAACCAGATG ggccCCCAGAGTTGTTTGATGCCTGGCTTTCCCAGTTCTGCttggaggagaagaagggggagatCTCAGAGCTCCTTGTAGGCAGCCCCTCCATCCGGGCCCTCTACACCAAGATG GTGCCTGCAGCTGTTTCCCATTCAGAATTCTGGCATCGGTATTTCTATAAAGTCCATCAACTAGAGCAG GAGCAGGCCCGGAGGGATGCCCTGAAACAGCGGGCAGAACAGAGCATCTCTGAAGAGCCTGgctgggaggaggaagaag aggagcttgcagGCGTTTCACCCACGTCCCTAAAAGAGGCAAAGGTTCCTGTGGCCAGACCTTCcacatcccctgaaggaggacctGGTCCCCAGAGCCCCTGTGAAGAGAATCTGGTGACCCCCGTCGAGCCTCCAACAGAGGTGACCCCCTCGGAGAGCAGTGAGAGCGTCTCCCTGGTGACACAGATTGCCAAACCGCCCCCTGCCTCTGAGGCCCCAGCGCTGCCCAAGGACCTGTCCCAGAAGCTTCTAGAGGCATCTTTGGAGGAACAGGACCTGGCTGTGGATACGGGCGAGACTGGACCCCCACCCCGAGCTCAGTCCAAGCCCCACACCCCTGCTTGCCGCCCCAGCGGTCCAGAGCCCCGGCCTCCAGCCAGAGTAGAGACTCTCAGGGAAGAGATCCTCACAGACTTACGGGTGTTTGAGCTGAACTCGGACAGTGGGAAGTCTACACCCTCCAACAATGGGAAAAAAG GCTCGAGCACAGACATCAGTGAGGACTGGGAGAAGGACTttgacttggacatgactgaagaagaAGTGCAGATGGCACTTTCCAAAGTGGATGCCTCCGGTGAG